A stretch of Helicobacter pylori oki112 DNA encodes these proteins:
- the hemN gene encoding oxygen-independent coproporphyrinogen III oxidase, with product MQTIDFEKFSQYSKPGPRYTSYPTAVEFKENFNEESLKAAFFNHDNLKNPMPLSLYTHLPFCRSACYFCACSVIYTSLEEKKTRYISYLKKELALLKNAMDTNREVAQFHYGGGTPTFFSPHQLDEITQSIQEVFPNFSQDIEMSCEIDPRHFTKEHMQTLFDRGFNRLSFGVQDFDLEVQKAIHRIQPFEMVQESVKLARDYGIKSINFDLIYGLPNQTKEGFLKTLEWVLKLDPDRLAVFNYAHVPWVKKTMRKIDETLLPSPRDKLEILEALISFLEKANYQMIGMDHFAKSDNELYLALQKAQLRRNFQGYTTKKFTQTIGIGVTSIGEGSDYYTQNYKDLHQYEKALDLGHLPVERGVVLSQEDVLRKEVIMQMMSNLKLDYSKIEEKFSIDFKAHFKKELEKLKPYEEAGLLSFNPKGFEMTRTGGMLVRNMAMEFDAYLRGGEKHFSKTL from the coding sequence ATGCAAACTATTGATTTTGAAAAATTTTCACAATACTCCAAGCCCGGCCCACGATACACCAGCTACCCCACAGCGGTGGAGTTTAAAGAAAATTTTAATGAAGAGAGCTTGAAAGCAGCGTTTTTTAACCATGACAACCTCAAAAACCCCATGCCTTTATCGCTTTATACGCATTTGCCCTTTTGCAGGAGCGCGTGTTATTTTTGCGCTTGTTCAGTCATTTACACCAGCTTAGAAGAGAAAAAAACCCGCTATATCAGCTACCTTAAAAAAGAACTCGCCCTTTTAAAAAACGCCATGGATACCAACAGAGAAGTGGCGCAATTCCACTATGGAGGTGGCACGCCGACCTTTTTTTCGCCCCATCAATTAGATGAGATCACGCAAAGCATTCAAGAAGTTTTCCCCAATTTCAGCCAAGATATTGAAATGAGTTGCGAGATTGATCCTAGGCATTTCACTAAAGAACACATGCAAACCTTGTTTGATAGGGGGTTTAACCGCTTGAGTTTTGGGGTGCAAGATTTTGATTTGGAAGTCCAAAAAGCCATTCATAGGATCCAACCTTTTGAAATGGTTCAAGAATCCGTGAAGCTCGCTAGAGATTACGGCATCAAATCTATTAATTTTGATTTGATTTATGGCTTACCCAACCAGACTAAAGAGGGTTTTTTAAAAACTTTGGAATGGGTTTTGAAATTAGATCCGGATCGATTAGCGGTGTTTAATTATGCGCATGTGCCTTGGGTGAAAAAAACGATGCGTAAAATTGATGAAACCCTATTGCCAAGCCCTAGAGACAAACTAGAGATTTTAGAAGCTCTTATCAGTTTTTTAGAAAAAGCCAATTACCAAATGATAGGCATGGATCATTTCGCTAAAAGCGATAATGAATTGTATCTGGCCCTTCAAAAAGCGCAATTGCGTCGTAATTTTCAAGGCTATACCACGAAAAAATTCACTCAAACCATTGGCATTGGCGTTACGAGCATTGGCGAAGGGAGCGATTATTACACGCAAAATTATAAAGACTTGCACCAGTATGAAAAAGCCCTTGATTTGGGGCATTTACCGGTAGAAAGGGGTGTAGTGCTCAGTCAAGAAGATGTTTTAAGAAAAGAAGTGATCATGCAGATGATGAGTAATTTAAAATTGGATTACTCTAAGATTGAAGAAAAATTTTCTATTGATTTTAAAGCACATTTTAAAAAAGAATTAGAAAAATTAAAGCCTTATGAAGAAGCGGGCTTGCTTTCTTTTAACCCTAAAGGCTTTGAGATGACTAGAACAGGGGGCATGCTCGTAAGAAACATGGCGATGGAGTTTGACGCGTATTTGCGTGGGGGCGAAAAACATTTCAGTAAAACACTATGA
- a CDS encoding DUF2603 domain-containing protein, whose product MEKLPKKRVSKTKSQKLINSLTTQKNRAFLKKISASEMLLELEKGAFKKNEAYFISDEEDKNYVLVPDNVISLLAENARKAFEARLRAELERDIITQAPIDFEDVREVSLQLLENLRQKDGNLPNINTLNFVKQIKKEHPNLFFNFDNMFKQPPFNENNFENFDNSDEENF is encoded by the coding sequence ATGGAAAAATTACCTAAAAAACGAGTTTCTAAAACCAAATCGCAAAAACTTATCAATAGCCTAACCACCCAAAAAAACAGAGCCTTCCTCAAAAAAATCAGCGCTAGTGAAATGCTTTTAGAGTTAGAAAAAGGGGCGTTTAAAAAAAATGAAGCTTATTTTATTTCTGATGAAGAAGATAAAAATTATGTTTTAGTGCCAGATAATGTGATCTCTCTTTTAGCAGAAAACGCCAGAAAGGCTTTTGAAGCCAGGCTTAGGGCGGAATTAGAAAGGGATATTATCACCCAAGCACCGATTGATTTTGAAGATGTGCGTGAAGTTTCCTTGCAATTGTTAGAAAATTTACGCCAAAAAGACGGGAATTTGCCTAATATCAACACCTTAAACTTTGTCAAGCAAATCAAAAAAGAACACCCTAATTTATTTTTTAATTTTGACAACATGTTCAAACAACCCCCTTTTAATGAGAATAATTTTGAAAATTTTGACAATAGCGATGAGGAAAATTTTTAA
- the aroC gene encoding chorismate synthase: MNTLGRFLRLTTFGESHGDMIGGVLDGMPSGIKIDYELLEKEMKRRQGGRNVFITPRKEDDKVEITSGVFEGFSTGTPIGFLIHNQRARSKDYDNIKNLFRPSHADFTYFHKYGIRDFRGGGRSSARESAIRVAAGAFAKMLLREIGIVCESGIIKIGGIEAKNYDFNHALKSEIFALDEEQEEAQKTAIQNAIKNHDSIGGVALIRARSAKTNQKLPIGLGQGLYAKLDAKIAEAMMGLNGVKAVEIGKGVESSLLKGSEYNDLMDQKGFLSNRSGGILGGMSNGEEIIVKVHFKPTPSIFQPQQTIDINNHECECLLKGRHDPCIAIRGSVVCESLLSLVLADMVLLNLTSKIEYLKTIYNEN; encoded by the coding sequence ATGAACACTTTGGGGCGTTTTTTAAGACTCACGACTTTTGGGGAATCGCATGGGGATATGATAGGGGGGGTATTAGACGGCATGCCTAGTGGGATTAAAATAGACTATGAATTATTAGAAAAGGAAATGAAGCGCCGCCAAGGGGGGAGGAATGTTTTCATTACGCCACGAAAAGAAGACGATAAAGTGGAAATAACAAGCGGGGTTTTTGAAGGTTTTAGCACAGGGACGCCCATAGGGTTTTTAATCCACAACCAAAGGGCTAGGAGCAAGGATTACGATAACATTAAAAACCTTTTTAGGCCTAGCCATGCGGATTTCACTTATTTTCATAAATACGGCATCAGAGATTTTAGAGGTGGGGGGAGGAGTTCAGCCAGAGAGAGCGCTATAAGAGTGGCTGCTGGGGCGTTTGCTAAAATGCTTTTAAGAGAAATCGGTATTGTTTGTGAAAGCGGGATTATTAAAATTGGGGGCATTGAAGCCAAAAATTATGATTTTAATCACGCTTTAAAAAGCGAGATTTTTGCCCTGGATGAAGAACAAGAAGAAGCGCAAAAAACAGCCATTCAAAACGCTATCAAAAACCACGATAGCATTGGAGGCGTGGCTTTGATTAGAGCAAGGAGCGCAAAAACTAATCAAAAGCTCCCCATTGGATTAGGTCAAGGGCTATACGCTAAATTAGACGCTAAAATCGCTGAAGCGATGATGGGGCTTAACGGGGTGAAAGCGGTTGAAATAGGCAAGGGGGTAGAAAGCTCTTTATTAAAAGGCTCAGAGTATAATGATTTAATGGATCAGAAGGGGTTTTTGAGCAATCGTAGCGGAGGGATTTTAGGGGGCATGAGCAATGGGGAAGAAATTATTGTTAAAGTGCATTTCAAACCCACGCCAAGCATTTTCCAACCTCAACAAACCATAGACATTAACAATCATGAATGCGAATGCTTGTTAAAGGGCAGGCATGATCCTTGCATTGCGATTAGAGGGAGTGTGGTGTGCGAGAGTTTGCTTTCATTGGTGTTAGCCGATATGGTATTACTCAATTTGACTTCAAAAATAGAGTATTTAAAAACGATTTATAATGAGAATTAA
- the rnc gene encoding ribonuclease III yields the protein MKNKRSQNSPYVTPNNPYTTLEKALGYSFKDKRLLEQALTHKSCKLALNNERLEFLGDAVLGLVIGELLYHKFYQYDEGKLSKLRASIVSTHGFTKLAKAIALQDYLRVSSSEEISNGREKPSILSSAFEALMAGVYLEAGLAKVRKIMQNLLNRAYKRLDLEHLFMDYKTALQELTQAQFCVIPTYQLLQEKGPDHHKEFEMALYIQDKMYATAKGKSKKEAEQQCAYYALQKLKEAK from the coding sequence ATGAAAAACAAACGCTCTCAAAACAGCCCTTATGTAACGCCTAATAACCCTTACACAACGCTAGAAAAAGCTTTAGGGTATTCTTTTAAAGACAAGCGTTTATTGGAGCAAGCCTTAACGCACAAATCATGCAAGCTCGCTTTAAACAATGAGCGCTTGGAATTTTTAGGCGATGCGGTGTTGGGTTTGGTGATAGGGGAGTTGCTATACCATAAATTCTATCAATATGATGAGGGGAAACTCTCTAAATTAAGGGCTTCTATTGTGAGCACGCATGGTTTTACTAAATTAGCGAAAGCGATTGCTTTGCAAGATTATTTGCGCGTTTCTTCTTCTGAAGAAATTTCTAATGGGAGGGAAAAACCCTCTATTCTGTCAAGCGCTTTTGAGGCTTTAATGGCCGGGGTGTATTTAGAAGCGGGGTTAGCTAAGGTGCGCAAAATCATGCAAAATTTACTCAATCGCGCTTACAAGCGTTTGGATTTGGAGCATTTGTTTATGGACTATAAAACCGCTTTACAGGAATTGACCCAAGCGCAATTTTGCGTGATCCCCACTTACCAATTGCTCCAAGAAAAAGGGCCAGACCATCATAAAGAATTTGAAATGGCTCTATACATTCAAGATAAAATGTATGCGACCGCTAAAGGCAAAAGTAAAAAAGAAGCCGAACAGCAATGCGCTTATTATGCGCTTCAAAAACTTAAGGAAGCCAAATGA
- a CDS encoding tetratricopeptide repeat protein has translation MQHFNFLYKDSLFSIALFTFIIALVILLEQARVYFTRKRNKKFLQKFAQNQNAYAGSENLDELLKHAKISSLMFLARAYSKIADIEMSIEILKGLLNRSLKDEEKIAVLDLLAENYFSVGYLQKTKDTVKEILRFSPRNVEALLKLLHAYELEKDYSKALETLECLEELEVPEIETIKNYLYLMHLIENKEDAAKILHVSKASLDLKKIALNHLKSYDENLFWQEIDTTERLENVIDLLWDMNIPAFILEKHALLQDIARSQGLLLDNKPCQIFELEVLRALLNSPMKASLTFEYRCKHCKQIFPFESHRCPVCYQLAFMDMVLKISKESYGSGLNARN, from the coding sequence GTGCAACACTTCAATTTCCTCTATAAAGATTCTTTATTTTCTATCGCTTTATTCACTTTCATTATCGCTCTTGTCATTTTATTAGAACAGGCCAGGGTGTATTTCACCCGAAAGAGAAACAAAAAATTTTTGCAAAAATTCGCCCAAAATCAAAACGCTTATGCAGGCAGTGAGAATTTAGATGAGCTTTTAAAGCATGCCAAAATTTCTAGTTTGATGTTTTTAGCCAGGGCGTATTCTAAAATCGCTGACATAGAAATGAGTATTGAAATCTTAAAAGGGCTTTTGAATCGCTCCCTAAAAGATGAAGAAAAAATCGCTGTTTTAGATTTATTAGCTGAAAATTATTTTAGTGTGGGGTATTTGCAAAAAACAAAAGACACCGTGAAAGAAATTTTGCGCTTTTCCCCAAGGAATGTGGAAGCGTTGTTAAAACTTTTGCATGCATATGAATTAGAAAAAGACTATTCAAAGGCTTTAGAGACTTTGGAATGTTTGGAAGAATTAGAAGTGCCTGAAATTGAAACGATTAAAAATTACCTTTATCTCATGCATTTAATAGAGAATAAGGAAGATGCGGCTAAAATCTTGCATGTTTCAAAAGCGTCGTTAGATTTGAAAAAAATCGCTTTAAATCACTTAAAATCTTATGATGAAAATCTTTTTTGGCAAGAGATTGATACAACCGAACGGCTAGAAAATGTGATCGATCTTTTATGGGATATGAATATCCCTGCTTTTATTTTAGAAAAACACGCCCTTTTGCAAGACATTGCGCGATCTCAAGGGTTGCTTTTGGATAACAAACCTTGCCAAATTTTTGAATTAGAGGTTTTACGCGCTCTATTGAATAGCCCTATGAAAGCGAGTCTGACTTTTGAATACCGCTGCAAGCATTGCAAACAAATCTTTCCTTTTGAAAGCCATAGGTGTCCTGTGTGTTATCAGTTAGCGTTTATGGATATGGTGCTTAAAATCTCTAAAGAAAGCTATGGGAGTGGATTGAATGCAAGAAATTGA
- a CDS encoding SurA protein, translated as MRKIFSYVLRALLFIGIVYAEPESKMEALEGRKQESSLDKKIRQELKNKDLKNKKEEKKNTEEKKEVKAKRKPRAEVHHGDAKNPTQKITPPKIKEGAKGVQNQGTQNQGVQNNAPKLEEKETTSQILEKNKGTSPSSQFNSIFGNPNNATNNTLEDKVVGGISLLVNGSPITLYQIQEEQKKSKVSKAQARDRLIAERIKNQEIERLKIHVDDDKLDQEMAMMAQQQGMDLDHFKQMLMAEGHYKLYRDQLKEHLEMQELLRNILLTNVDTSSETKMREYYNKHKEQFSIPTEIETVRYTSTNQEDLERAMADPNLEIPGVSKANEKIEMKTLNPQIAQVFISHEQGSFTPVMNGGGGQFITFYIKEKKGKNEVSFSQAKQFIAQKLVEESKDKILEEHFEKLRVKSRIVMIRE; from the coding sequence ATGAGGAAAATTTTTTCTTATGTTTTGAGGGCTTTGTTGTTTATTGGGATCGTTTATGCAGAGCCGGAATCTAAAATGGAAGCCTTAGAAGGGAGGAAGCAAGAGTCTTCTTTGGATAAAAAAATCCGCCAAGAATTGAAGAATAAGGATTTGAAAAATAAAAAAGAAGAAAAGAAAAACACCGAAGAAAAGAAAGAAGTAAAAGCCAAAAGAAAGCCCAGAGCAGAAGTCCATCATGGGGATGCCAAAAATCCCACTCAAAAAATAACGCCTCCTAAAATCAAAGAGGGCGCTAAAGGGGTTCAAAATCAAGGCACGCAAAATCAAGGCGTTCAAAATAACGCGCCAAAACTTGAAGAAAAAGAGACAACCTCTCAAATTCTTGAAAAAAATAAGGGAACAAGCCCTAGCTCTCAATTCAATTCCATTTTTGGTAATCCTAATAACGCTACCAACAACACCCTTGAAGATAAGGTCGTAGGGGGCATTTCATTGCTTGTTAATGGCTCGCCTATCACGCTGTATCAAATCCAAGAAGAGCAAAAAAAATCTAAAGTGAGCAAAGCTCAAGCCAGGGATCGTTTGATCGCTGAGCGCATTAAAAACCAAGAAATTGAGCGCTTAAAAATCCATGTAGATGACGACAAATTAGACCAAGAAATGGCGATGATGGCGCAACAACAAGGCATGGATTTAGACCATTTCAAACAAATGCTTATGGCTGAGGGGCATTATAAACTCTATAGAGATCAGCTTAAGGAGCATTTAGAAATGCAAGAATTGTTGCGTAATATCTTACTCACGAATGTGGATACCAGCTCTGAAACCAAAATGCGCGAATATTACAACAAACACAAGGAGCAATTCAGTATCCCCACTGAAATAGAAACCGTGCGCTACACTTCCACCAATCAAGAAGATTTAGAAAGGGCTATGGCAGACCCTAATTTGGAAATTCCAGGGGTGAGTAAGGCTAATGAAAAAATAGAGATGAAAACCCTAAACCCTCAAATCGCTCAAGTCTTTATTTCGCATGAGCAAGGCTCTTTCACGCCCGTTATGAATGGGGGTGGGGGGCAGTTCATCACTTTTTATATCAAAGAAAAAAAGGGTAAAAACGAAGTGAGTTTCAGCCAGGCCAAGCAATTCATCGCTCAAAAATTAGTGGAAGAATCTAAAGATAAGATTTTAGAAGAGCATTTTGAAAAATTGCGCGTTAAGTCTAGGATTGTGATGATTAGAGAGTGA
- the gatB gene encoding Asp-tRNA(Asn)/Glu-tRNA(Gln) amidotransferase subunit GatB, which translates to MPFEAVIGLEVHVQLNTKTKIFCSCSTSFGETPNSNTCPVCLGLPGALPVLNKEVVKKAIQLGTAIEAHINQYSIFARKNYFYPDLPKAYQISQFEVPIVSDGKLEIDTKEGVKIVRIERAHMEEDAGKNIHEGSYSLVDLNRACTPLLEIVSKPDMKNSEEAIAYLKKLHAIVRFIGISDANMQEGNFRCDANVSIRPKGDEKLYTRVEIKNLNSFRFIAKAIEYEIERQSAAWENGRYNEEVVQETRLFDTAKGITLSMRNKEESADYRYFKDPDLYPVFIDEKLLKEAQKINELPSAKKIRYMKDFNLKEDDANLLVSDPLLAEYFESMLHLGVKAKTSVTWLCVELLGRLKAETTLENCGVSAHMLGALAKRIDEGKISGKSAKDVLDRLLEEHGGDVDALIEQMGLSQVNDTEAIIKVIEEVLKNNADKVLEYKSGKDKLFGFFVGQAMKNLKGANPSVVNAILKEKLG; encoded by the coding sequence ATGCCATTTGAAGCTGTAATCGGGCTAGAAGTCCATGTCCAACTCAACACCAAAACCAAAATCTTTTGCTCTTGTTCTACAAGCTTTGGAGAAACCCCCAATTCTAACACCTGCCCTGTGTGTTTGGGCTTACCGGGAGCTTTGCCGGTATTGAATAAAGAAGTGGTCAAAAAAGCCATCCAATTAGGCACAGCCATTGAAGCTCATATCAACCAGTATTCCATTTTTGCGAGAAAAAATTATTTTTACCCTGATTTGCCTAAGGCTTATCAAATTTCGCAGTTTGAAGTCCCCATTGTGAGCGATGGGAAATTAGAGATTGACACCAAAGAGGGCGTAAAAATCGTGCGTATTGAAAGGGCCCACATGGAAGAAGACGCCGGTAAAAATATCCATGAGGGCAGCTATTCTTTGGTGGATTTGAACCGCGCTTGCACCCCTTTATTAGAAATTGTCAGCAAGCCGGACATGAAAAATAGTGAAGAAGCCATAGCGTATTTGAAAAAGCTCCATGCTATCGTGCGTTTTATAGGGATTTCTGATGCGAACATGCAAGAGGGGAATTTCAGGTGCGATGCGAATGTGTCCATCAGGCCCAAAGGCGATGAAAAGCTTTACACGAGGGTGGAGATTAAAAACCTAAACAGCTTTAGATTCATCGCTAAAGCGATTGAATACGAAATAGAGCGCCAAAGCGCAGCGTGGGAGAACGGGCGCTATAATGAAGAGGTGGTTCAAGAAACGCGCCTTTTTGACACCGCCAAAGGGATCACCCTTTCTATGCGCAATAAAGAAGAATCAGCGGATTACCGCTATTTTAAAGATCCGGATTTGTATCCTGTTTTTATTGATGAAAAACTTTTAAAAGAAGCTCAAAAGATCAATGAATTGCCTAGCGCGAAAAAAATCCGCTACATGAAAGATTTTAACCTTAAAGAAGACGATGCGAATTTATTGGTGAGCGATCCTTTATTGGCGGAGTATTTTGAAAGCATGCTCCATCTTGGGGTTAAGGCTAAAACGAGCGTGACATGGCTTTGCGTGGAATTATTAGGGCGTTTGAAAGCCGAAACCACTTTAGAAAATTGCGGAGTTAGCGCTCACATGTTAGGCGCTTTAGCCAAACGCATTGATGAGGGCAAGATTTCAGGCAAGAGCGCTAAAGATGTGTTAGACAGGCTTTTAGAAGAGCATGGGGGCGATGTGGATGCACTCATTGAGCAAATGGGCTTGTCTCAAGTCAATGACACGGAAGCGATTATTAAAGTCATAGAAGAAGTGCTTAAAAACAACGCTGATAAGGTGCTTGAATACAAAAGCGGTAAGGACAAGCTTTTTGGGTTTTTTGTAGGCCAAGCGATGAAAAATTTAAAAGGCGCTAATCCTAGCGTGGTGAATGCTATTTTGAAAGAGAAATTGGGTTGA
- a CDS encoding M16 family metallopeptidase — translation MKKILIILLLGVFMGLQASALTHQEINQAKVPVIYEENHLLPMGFIHLAFRGGGSLSDKDQLGLAKLFAQVLNEGTKELGAVGFAQLLEQKAISLNVDTSAEDLQITLEFLKEYEDEAIMRLKELLKSPNFTQNALEKVKTQMLAALLQKESDFDYLAKLTLKQELFANTPLANAALGTKESLQKINLEDLKQQFAKVFELNKLVVVLGGDLKIDQTLKRLNNALNFLPQGKAYEEPYFEASDKKSEKVLYKDTEQAFVYFGAPFKIKDLKQDLAKSKVMMFVLGGGFGSRLMEKIRVQEGLAYSVYIRSNFSKVAHFASGYLQTKLSTQAKSVALVKKIVKEFIEKGMTQQELDDAKKFLLGSEPLRNETISSRLNTTYNYFYLGLPLNFNQTLLNQIQKMSLKEINDFIKAHTEINDLTFAIVSNKKSKDK, via the coding sequence ATGAAAAAAATTTTAATCATTTTATTATTAGGAGTTTTTATGGGGTTACAAGCGAGCGCTTTGACACACCAAGAAATCAATCAAGCTAAAGTCCCTGTGATTTATGAAGAAAACCATTTGTTGCCCATGGGGTTTATCCATTTAGCTTTTAGAGGGGGTGGGAGTTTAAGCGATAAAGATCAGTTAGGCTTAGCGAAATTGTTCGCGCAAGTTTTAAACGAAGGCACTAAAGAGCTTGGTGCAGTAGGATTTGCGCAACTTTTAGAGCAAAAAGCGATCAGTTTGAATGTGGATACCAGCGCAGAAGATTTGCAAATCACTTTAGAATTTTTAAAAGAATACGAGGATGAAGCCATAATGCGTTTAAAAGAGCTTTTAAAATCCCCTAATTTCACGCAAAACGCTTTAGAAAAAGTCAAAACCCAAATGTTGGCCGCGCTTTTACAAAAAGAAAGCGATTTTGATTATTTGGCTAAACTGACTTTAAAACAAGAACTTTTTGCTAACACCCCTTTAGCTAATGCAGCTTTAGGCACTAAAGAGAGTCTCCAAAAAATCAATCTAGAGGATTTGAAACAGCAATTTGCTAAGGTCTTTGAACTCAATAAACTCGTGGTGGTGCTTGGGGGCGATTTGAAAATCGATCAAACCCTTAAGCGTTTGAATAACGCTCTTAATTTCTTGCCGCAAGGTAAAGCGTATGAAGAGCCTTATTTTGAAGCGAGCGATAAAAAAAGCGAAAAAGTCCTCTATAAAGACACTGAGCAGGCTTTCGTGTATTTTGGTGCGCCCTTTAAAATCAAGGATTTAAAACAGGATTTAGCGAAATCTAAAGTCATGATGTTTGTGCTTGGTGGGGGGTTTGGCTCTCGTTTGATGGAAAAAATCAGGGTTCAAGAGGGCTTGGCTTATAGCGTGTATATCCGCTCTAATTTTTCTAAAGTGGCGCATTTTGCGAGCGGGTATTTGCAAACCAAGCTCAGCACTCAAGCTAAAAGCGTTGCCTTAGTTAAAAAAATAGTCAAAGAATTTATAGAAAAAGGCATGACACAACAAGAATTAGACGACGCTAAAAAGTTTTTACTAGGCTCTGAGCCTTTAAGGAATGAAACGATCTCTAGCCGCTTGAACACCACTTACAATTATTTTTATTTAGGTTTGCCTTTAAATTTCAACCAAACGCTACTCAATCAAATCCAAAAAATGAGTTTGAAAGAAATTAATGATTTCATTAAAGCCCACACCGAAATCAATGATTTGACTTTTGCCATCGTGAGCAATAAAAAGAGTAAGGACAAATAA
- a CDS encoding dehypoxanthine futalosine cyclase — protein sequence MRINREEILDLMKNAPLKELGQKALEIKQRLHPENLTTFIVDRNINYTNICFVDCKFCAFKRTLKEKDAYVLSYEEIDQKIEELLAIGGTQILFQGGVHPQLKIDYYENLVSHIAQKFPTITIHGFSAVEIDYISKISKLSLKEVLERLKNAGLSSIPGAGAEILSDRVRDVIAPKKLSSDRWIEVHRMAHLCGIKSTATMMFGSVDNEEDVIEHLQRVRDLQDETGGFRAFILWSFQPNNTPLKEEIPSIKKASSNRYLRYLACSRIFLDNIQNIQSSWVTQGSMIGQLALLFGANDLGSVMMEENVVKAAGTSFCMNEAGMIELIEDIGSVAAKRNTAYEILKRYPAKAKV from the coding sequence ATGCGCATTAACAGAGAAGAAATTTTGGATTTAATGAAAAACGCGCCCTTGAAAGAATTAGGGCAAAAGGCTTTAGAAATCAAGCAACGCTTGCACCCTGAAAACTTGACGACTTTTATTGTGGATAGGAATATCAATTATACCAATATTTGTTTTGTGGATTGCAAGTTTTGCGCGTTCAAACGCACCTTAAAAGAAAAAGACGCCTATGTGTTGAGCTATGAAGAAATTGATCAAAAGATTGAAGAATTGCTCGCCATTGGCGGCACGCAGATCCTTTTTCAAGGGGGGGTGCACCCGCAGCTCAAAATAGACTATTATGAAAATTTAGTCAGCCATATCGCTCAAAAATTCCCCACCATTACCATTCATGGTTTTAGCGCGGTTGAAATTGATTACATTTCTAAAATCTCTAAATTGTCTTTAAAAGAAGTTTTAGAAAGGTTGAAAAACGCCGGGTTAAGCTCCATTCCAGGAGCGGGAGCAGAAATACTAAGCGATAGGGTGCGCGATGTCATTGCTCCTAAAAAATTGAGCAGTGATCGGTGGATTGAAGTGCATAGAATGGCCCATCTTTGCGGGATTAAAAGCACGGCTACCATGATGTTTGGGAGCGTGGATAATGAAGAAGATGTAATAGAGCATTTACAAAGGGTGCGCGATTTGCAAGATGAAACCGGCGGCTTTAGGGCTTTTATTTTATGGAGTTTTCAGCCCAACAACACCCCCTTAAAAGAAGAAATCCCAAGCATCAAAAAAGCGAGTTCCAATCGGTATTTACGCTATTTGGCATGCAGTAGGATTTTTTTGGATAACATTCAAAACATACAAAGCTCATGGGTTACTCAAGGCTCTATGATAGGGCAGTTAGCCTTATTGTTTGGAGCGAATGATTTAGGGAGTGTGATGATGGAAGAAAATGTAGTGAAAGCAGCCGGAACGAGTTTTTGCATGAATGAAGCGGGAATGATAGAGCTTATTGAAGACATTGGGAGCGTGGCGGCTAAACGAAACACCGCCTATGAAATCTTAAAGCGTTATCCGGCAAAAGCAAAGGTATAA